The Nostoc sp. 'Peltigera membranacea cyanobiont' N6 genome contains the following window.
CCAGTTTGTGTGACCTTTAAGCGTGTTAAGTTCTTTACAACCTGCCAAATCCCAGATTTTTAAAGTTTGGTCAGCAGAACCAGATATTGCAAACTTTCCACTAGGAGCGATCGCCACTGCTCTAACCCAGTTGGCGTGACCTGCTTCCCCAGGTTGTTTGCTACTATTTGTCAAATCCCAAATCTTGATGGTTTGGTCAGCCGACCCAGAAACTGCAAGTTTTCCATCTGGGGTGAGAGCAACCGCTTTAACCCAGTTAGTATGTTCGGTAAAAGTGTTTATTTCTTCGCCATTTACCAAGTTCCAAACTTTTAGGGTATGGTCAGCAGAACCGGAGACTGCTAATTTGCCATCTGGTGTTATCGCTACAGCGTTAATAGCCTGGGTATGACCTGCAAGGGTTTTGAGTTCAGTACCATTTGTTAAATCCCACAGTTTTAGGGTTGTGTCCTTAGAACCAGAAATCGCTAGCTTTGCATCTGGAGTAATTGCTACTGCATCAATTGCTCCTGTATGACCCGTTAACTTGTGTAATGGAATCCCACTGCAATCCCATAGTACTAATGTATTGTCATCTAAGCCAGAGATTGCGACTTGACCATCTGGTGTCATTGCAATTGCATTAACTCTGAGGTTACCAGCAAGGGTGTAGTGTTTATTTTCCACTAAATCCCAAAGTTTGAGCGCATTCCCAATTCCCCAAGAACCTGAAATTACCCATTGTCCATCTGAAGCGATCGCTACCGAATTGACAAAACTTGTATGTCCAATCAGGGTCTTGATTTCGATTCCGTTAGCTATATCCCACAGCTTGAGGGTCTTATCTTTCGAGCCAGAGACTGCAAAATGTGCATCTGGAGTAATTGCGATCGCTAGTACTCGGTCAGTATGTCTTCTAAGTGTGTGTCGTAAGGTGTTGGTTGTCAAATCCCAAACTTTCAACGTGTCGTCATTGGAAGCAGAAATCACGGTTTGCCCATCTGGAGTAATGGCGATCGCTGTAACGTAGTTAGTGTGACCAGTTAAGGTACGTACCAATGCACCTCCTGGTGGTGTTAAACTGGCAGTTAAAGGACGCAGCCAAGGGTAATTTTTTTCATGTTTTGCTTGCTCCAGTAGTGCTTGAATCTCTGGTGCTGGAAAACACAGTAAGCGAGCTAACAAATGTCCTGCTAGTTGTGTTTTGTTCTCAGGCTCATTTAAGATATGTGCAGACTTGCGAATTGCACCTTGGATTAACCTCAAACTATCTTTTTTCTGCTTGGATATTTCAATTTCTGATGCAAAAGTTAAATCGTAGTCGGCAATCAGTAATTGCGGTGCTGAAGCTGAAATTTTATGTTCAATAAAGTCGAATTCTATTAATAGTTTACACAGTTCACCTGCCAAACCAGCCATAGATAGGTGGTAAGGTAAATTCAAAATATATTCTACATCTTCATCTAGTAGGTTGTTATAGTCGCTCATACTTGTGGCAACTAGCATCTTAATTTATTAGTTTCTTCTAATTGTAAAAAATGTACTTTGCCAGATTCTTCTCCTGCAATAATTGTCGCTCCATCTGGTGTAATAGCACAGCATCTTAACTTACTTTCACCTGCAAAGCTAGCAATTTCTTCTCCTGTAGTTAAATCCCAAAGCTTTAACATATTGTCATCGGCTACAGAAATAAATCGTTGACCGTCGGGTGTAACTTTTATGGCATTTATTGAACTCTTATGATTTGTAAGAGTAAATTCTTCTTTTCCCGTTTCTAAATTCCAGACTTTGATGGTTGTATCATACGAACCCGAAATAACTCGTTTGCTATCTGGGGTTACTGCTAGAGTCGTTATCCGGTAACTATGACCATTAAGTGTAAAATCTTGTTTTCCTGTTGCTAGATTCCAGATTTTGATAGTCGTATCATGCGAACCTGAAATAATTCGTTTACCATCAGCAGTTATGGTTAATGCTTCAATCGCATCTGTATGACCAATCAAAGTATATAGTTCCTTACCTGTTTCCAAGTCCCAAATTTTAAGAGTCTTATCGTAGGAACTAGAAATAACACATTTAGCATCGGGGGTTATAACTATAGCGCTGACACCATAATTATGGCCAACAAATGAAAAAACTTCTTTTCCTGTCTTCAACTCCCAAACTTTAATAGTTTTATCAATAGAAGCAGAAATTATTCGCTTACCTTCTGGAGTTGGAAGTAATGCAATAACTGATAAATTGTGAATAGCTTTTGTAAAAATTTCTGCCCCAGTTGCCAAATCCCAGACTTTGATTGTACCTTCGTAAGAGCCAGAAATAATTTGTTTATTGTTGGGAGTAACTGTTACGGACTTTACCCAATTGGGATGTTCTTGGAGATGAAAAAGTTCCTCTCCTGTCTGAGTATTCCAAACTTTTACTGTGTTGTCATGAGAACCAGAAATTACCCGTTTACTATCTAGGCTTATAGCTAACACACTTACTGCCTTTGCATGACTTGTTATATAAATATTCTTCTCTTCTGCTACTAAGTTCCAAACCTTAAGCGTATCGTCTTCTGCTCCAGAAACTACTTGTTTCCCATCCGAAGTTATAGCTAAAGCTGTTACATGGTCACTATGACCATTGAAAGAAGAAATTTCTTTACCTATTTTAAAATCCCAAACCTTGAGAGTATTATCATAGGAAGCAGATATTATTTGTTTACCATCTGGTGTAACTGCCACTTTTTGAACAGACAAGCTGTGAGCTTTGATGGAAAGAGCTTTTCTACCATTTAACAAATTCCATACTTTGATAACTCCAGCAAAATCACCAGAAACTAAGTATTTATTATCTGCTGTGATTGTTAATGTATTCACTACCTGCTTGTGACCTTTAAGGGTCAAAATAGCTTTTCGCTTTTGTAAATCCCAAACTTTGATTGTTCTGTCATAAGAACCAGAAACTACTAGTTTACCATAAGAAGTTATATTGACAGAAGTAATATTTCCAGTATGACTGCTAAGGGTAAAAAGTTCTTCTCCTTTCTCTAAATCCCAAACTTTCAAAGTATTATCGTCTGAACCAGAAATTACCCATTTATTATTTGGGGTTATTGCTACAGCGTTGACTGATTCCTGATGTCCATAAAGCGTCAAAATTTGCTTTTGAGTTTCTAAGTCCCAAACTTTGAGAGTTTTGTCGCTAGAAGCAGATACTGCTCGTTTAGCATCTGAGGTGACAGCAATAGAATTTATCGCATCACTATGAGCGTTAAATGTAAAAAGTTCTTCTCCGGTGTCAAGATTCCAAACCTTGATAATTCCGTCTATAGAGCCAGAAATTGCTTGATGGCTATTTGGGATTGCGGCTACAGCCCAAATAAAAGAAGTATGTCCCGTGAGAGTGCGTATTAAGTTTCCGCCAGGATGAGTTAAGCTGGGTTTTAAGGGACGCAACCAAGCTGTTTTACTTTGCTTTGCCTCTTTTAGAAGTTCTGTAATCTTTGGGGTTTCAAAATTTTGCATTCGTCCCCACAGTTGCTCTACTAACTGCGTTTTATAATCAGCCAAAATATTAGATGAAAGTCTAAAAAAACTTTGGAGTAATTTGAAGTCATTTTTCATATTTTCAATAACTATAATATTTGGCTGTAAAGCTAAATTGTAATCTTCAATAAGTGGTTGTGGGGATGAAATTAAAATTTTATGTTCTAGAAACTCGAACTCAGTCAGTAATTCATGCAAATCATCTGCCATACTTGCCTGAGCCAAATGATAGGGCAGATTTAAAACATATTCTTGATTTTCGGATGAAAGATTATCAAATTCACTCATAGCAGTTAATATAATGCAGAAGTAAATTGGTACTTGCTGTCTCAAAATAAAATCATTCTTCTTTACCTCCATCCATATTCTCTAATCGCAGAAAATGCACGCATCCCAAAATATCCCCTACGACTATAGTTGTATTATCTGGGGCAACAGTGCAAGTGAGCAGGGTACTATCCGCAGTGAAACTAGCGATCGCACCTCCCGTATGCAAATCCCAGATTTTTAAGGTGCGATCGCTTCCAACAGAAACCGCTTTTGAACCATCAGAGAAAACCGAAACGCCAAGAACTTGACCGTTATGACCTTTTAAAATGCGAAGTTCCTGACCACTGACTAGATCCCAAATTTTTAGGGTACTATCCCAGGAAGCGGTGTCTTCTGGTGAGAGGTTGCTGAAAATGTTCATGGAATTGAGTGGGGCGATCATTGAATTAAATCTATTCCTTCCAATCGCAGAAAATGTATTTGTCCTGAGTCTTCACCTGCAACAATCGTTACTCCATCAGGGGCAACACCACAGCACAAAAATCTATCATCGTTATAAAAACTAGCAGACACATTACCATTCTCAAAATTCCAAATTCTGAGTGTATTATCCCTTGAAGCAGAAATAGCCATTTGTCCATTCGGAGTAATAGCGACTGCCCATATCCCGTCAGTGTGACCAATGAAAGTTAGCAGTTCTTCGCCTGTATGCAAATTCCAAACTTTGAGGGTTTTATCGTCTGAACCTGAAACTATATGTTTTCCATCTGGAGTAATAGCAACTGCTTGTACTTCTCTAGTATGTCCAATGAGAGTACGCAGTTCTTTTCCCGTTTGCAAATCCCAGACTTTCAGAGTTTTGTCCCATGAAGCAGAAACTATATGTTTTCCATCTGGAGTAATAGCAACTGCTCCTATTTCTCTAGTATGTCCAATGAGAGTAAGCAATTCTTGTCCTGTTTGTAAATCCCAGATTTTCAGAGTTTGATCCCATGAAGCAGAAATTATATGTTTTCCATCTGACGAGATAGCAACTGCCCCTATCCCCTGAGTATGTCCAGTAAGAGTAAGCAATTCTTGTCCTATTTGTAAATCCCAGACTTTGAGGGTTTTATCTTCTGAAGCAGAAACTATATGTTTTCCATCTGGAGTAATAGCAACTGCTTGTACTTCTCTAGTATGCCTAGTGAGAGTACGCAGTTCTTTTCCCGTTTGCAAATTCCAAATTTTGAGAGTTTTATCCCATGAAGCAGAAACAGCTATTTGTCCGTCTGACGTGATAGCTATTGTTCGTAGCCAATTGGTGTGTCCGATCAAGGGACTTTGTTTTGTTCTTGCATATAAGTTCCAGAGTTTTAACGTTTTATCTGCTGAGGCAGAAACTATCTTTTGACCGAACTCTCTTGTCAAAGATTTATTAAAAGAAATAGTAGTAACTGCAATAACTGAATTTGTATGCCCTGTGAGAGTATACAGTTCTTTTCCTGTATATAAATTCCAAACTTTCAAGGTTTTATCTTCGGAACCAGAAACAACTATTTGCATATCAGGAGTGATAGCAACTGCCCAGATCAAGTCTGTATGTCCGGTAAGAGTACGCAGTTCTTTTCCCGTTTGCAAATTCCAAATTTTGAGGGTTTTATCCCATGAAGCAGAAACAGCCATTTGTTGATCGGGAACAATGACAATATCAATAACTGTCTGTGTATGACCCACGAGAGTTTGCAATTCCTTTCCTGTTTGAAAATCCCAGACTTTGAGAGTTTTGTCTGCTGAACCTGAAACTATATATCTTCCATCTGGAGTAATAGCAACTGCTCCTATCCATCCAGTATGTCCAGTGATAGTTTGCAATTCCTTTCCTGTTTGCAAATCCCAGACTTTCAGAGTTTTGTCCCATGAAGCAGAAACTATATGTTTTCCATCTGGAGTAATAGCAACTGCTCCTACTTCTTCAGTATGTCCAGTGAGAGTACGCAATTCCTTTCCTGTTTGCAGATCCCAGACTTTGAGAGTTTTGTCTCCTGAAGCTGAAACTGTATGTCTTCCATCTGGAGTAATAGCAACTGCTCCTACTTCTTCAGTATGTCCAGTGAGAGTACGCAATTCCTTTCCTGTTTGCAGATCCCAGACTTTGAGAGTTTTGTCTCCTGAAGCTGAAACTGTATGTCTTCCATCAGAAGTGACTACAATTGCTCTGACATAACTTTTATGTCCTGCAAAAGTTCGTAACAAATTTCCCTCTGGTGGTATCAAATTGGGCATCAAAGGTTTAAGCCAAGGTATAACGTTCCATTGTTTAGTTTGTGCTAGTAAATTCTGGATACTTATATTTTTAAAAGACATTAAACGTCCCATCAATTGACTAGCTAGTTGTGTTGGTTCTTCAGTTAAAACCCTTGCTGACAAAAGTATAGCATTTTGGA
Protein-coding sequences here:
- a CDS encoding PQQ-binding-like beta-propeller repeat protein; translation: MEVKKNDFILRQQVPIYFCIILTAMSEFDNLSSENQEYVLNLPYHLAQASMADDLHELLTEFEFLEHKILISSPQPLIEDYNLALQPNIIVIENMKNDFKLLQSFFRLSSNILADYKTQLVEQLWGRMQNFETPKITELLKEAKQSKTAWLRPLKPSLTHPGGNLIRTLTGHTSFIWAVAAIPNSHQAISGSIDGIIKVWNLDTGEELFTFNAHSDAINSIAVTSDAKRAVSASSDKTLKVWDLETQKQILTLYGHQESVNAVAITPNNKWVISGSDDNTLKVWDLEKGEELFTLSSHTGNITSVNITSYGKLVVSGSYDRTIKVWDLQKRKAILTLKGHKQVVNTLTITADNKYLVSGDFAGVIKVWNLLNGRKALSIKAHSLSVQKVAVTPDGKQIISASYDNTLKVWDFKIGKEISSFNGHSDHVTALAITSDGKQVVSGAEDDTLKVWNLVAEEKNIYITSHAKAVSVLAISLDSKRVISGSHDNTVKVWNTQTGEELFHLQEHPNWVKSVTVTPNNKQIISGSYEGTIKVWDLATGAEIFTKAIHNLSVIALLPTPEGKRIISASIDKTIKVWELKTGKEVFSFVGHNYGVSAIVITPDAKCVISSSYDKTLKIWDLETGKELYTLIGHTDAIEALTITADGKRIISGSHDTTIKIWNLATGKQDFTLNGHSYRITTLAVTPDSKRVISGSYDTTIKVWNLETGKEEFTLTNHKSSINAIKVTPDGQRFISVADDNMLKLWDLTTGEEIASFAGESKLRCCAITPDGATIIAGEESGKVHFLQLEETNKLRC
- a CDS encoding WD40 repeat domain-containing protein, with the translated sequence MIAPLNSMNIFSNLSPEDTASWDSTLKIWDLVSGQELRILKGHNGQVLGVSVFSDGSKAVSVGSDRTLKIWDLHTGGAIASFTADSTLLTCTVAPDNTTIVVGDILGCVHFLRLENMDGGKEE
- a CDS encoding beta-propeller domain-containing protein is translated as MSDYNNLLDEDVEYILNLPYHLSMAGLAGELCKLLIEFDFIEHKISASAPQLLIADYDLTFASEIEISKQKKDSLRLIQGAIRKSAHILNEPENKTQLAGHLLARLLCFPAPEIQALLEQAKHEKNYPWLRPLTASLTPPGGALVRTLTGHTNYVTAIAITPDGQTVISASNDDTLKVWDLTTNTLRHTLRRHTDRVLAIAITPDAHFAVSGSKDKTLKLWDIANGIEIKTLIGHTSFVNSVAIASDGQWVISGSWGIGNALKLWDLVENKHYTLAGNLRVNAIAMTPDGQVAISGLDDNTLVLWDCSGIPLHKLTGHTGAIDAVAITPDAKLAISGSKDTTLKLWDLTNGTELKTLAGHTQAINAVAITPDGKLAVSGSADHTLKVWNLVNGEEINTFTEHTNWVKAVALTPDGKLAVSGSADQTIKIWDLTNSSKQPGEAGHANWVRAVAIAPSGKFAISGSADQTLKIWDLAGCKELNTLKGHTNWVRTVAISPDGRIAISGSIDKTLKLWDLATGKECGTLIGHTSTVNAVAIAPDGRTAVSGSL